The following are encoded in a window of Deinococcus misasensis DSM 22328 genomic DNA:
- a CDS encoding phosphotransferase gives MTAEIQTSFFARALILHPHEPRVLLENGTLPHLSHPESLYMGSKVPALFERYGKPSYLQRLHLEQEQLSEDSWNVRYVFALVATLLDLPEGCVWTNPDLLPEDLQLLASRALNPDPKLPWHDKTWLPETLNWTRDALQDHSWALTGDPELIKSWQISVLYRLPTSGGPVYLKSVPDFFAREGHLTHWLHALNKGAAPKVLKNHPEQRIFLMQGAGQDKVEASAARSAVELLATVQRQTETHTHELLALGCLDRRCSVLKTHFQDLLNDEKALSVNNLLSVEEQNRLKNALPLLLDLLEELDHSPIAPTLLHGDLHLGNVVAHEGHLTFLDWSDGAIGHPFLDMNSEYLLESEDSAEHQTLVDAYLEHWTDVLPLDDLRLLQQKAVIAGELHRAVSYHRYIIPGVPDHAEWAEAPIDHLKNVLKWLEKAKDHPQNPVASEA, from the coding sequence ATGACTGCCGAAATTCAAACGTCTTTCTTCGCCCGTGCCCTGATTTTGCACCCCCATGAACCGCGGGTGCTGCTGGAAAATGGCACCCTCCCTCACCTGAGCCATCCAGAGAGCCTGTACATGGGCAGCAAAGTGCCTGCACTCTTTGAGCGTTATGGAAAACCCTCTTACCTGCAACGCCTGCATCTGGAACAAGAACAGCTTTCTGAAGACAGTTGGAATGTGCGTTACGTGTTCGCTCTGGTGGCCACCCTCCTTGATTTGCCCGAGGGGTGCGTCTGGACCAATCCTGACCTGCTGCCTGAAGACCTGCAACTGCTTGCTTCCAGAGCCCTGAATCCCGATCCCAAATTGCCCTGGCACGACAAAACGTGGCTGCCTGAAACCCTGAATTGGACCAGAGATGCCCTGCAAGACCACAGTTGGGCCCTGACCGGTGATCCCGAATTGATCAAGTCATGGCAAATCAGTGTGCTGTACCGCCTGCCCACCTCTGGAGGTCCGGTCTACCTGAAGTCGGTTCCGGATTTTTTCGCCAGAGAAGGCCACCTGACCCACTGGCTGCATGCCCTCAACAAAGGTGCTGCACCAAAAGTTCTGAAAAACCATCCTGAGCAGCGGATTTTTCTGATGCAGGGTGCAGGACAGGACAAAGTGGAGGCGTCTGCTGCCCGCTCAGCCGTGGAATTGCTGGCAACGGTGCAACGCCAGACCGAAACCCACACCCATGAACTTCTGGCTCTGGGCTGTCTGGACCGCAGGTGCAGCGTTCTGAAGACCCATTTTCAGGACCTCCTGAACGATGAAAAAGCCCTGAGCGTGAACAACCTCCTGAGTGTTGAAGAACAGAACCGCCTGAAAAATGCTTTGCCTCTTTTGCTGGATCTGCTGGAGGAACTGGACCACAGTCCCATCGCACCCACCTTGCTGCATGGAGACCTGCACCTCGGGAATGTGGTGGCCCATGAAGGGCACCTGACGTTTCTGGACTGGAGCGATGGGGCCATCGGGCATCCTTTTCTGGACATGAACAGCGAATACCTGCTGGAAAGCGAAGATTCAGCAGAGCATCAAACGCTGGTGGATGCTTACCTTGAGCACTGGACAGACGTTCTCCCTCTGGACGACCTGAGACTGCTGCAACAGAAAGCGGTGATCGCCGGAGAACTGCACCGCGCAGTCAGTTACCACAGGTACATCATTCCCGGTGTCCCTGACCATGCAGAATGGGCAGAGGCCCCCATCGATCACCTGAAAAATGTTTTGAAGTGGCTGGAAAAGGCAAAAGACCACCCCCAAAACCCTGTGGCTTCAGAAGCATGA
- the hrpB gene encoding ATP-dependent helicase HrpB, giving the protein MSPSEPLPIFEILTALKTTLAQHNTVILEAPPGAGKSTVLPLELLQEAFLQGQKMIMLQPRRLAARAVARRMSDLLGEKVGETVGYRVRFDTQVSSKTRIEVVTEGILTRMLQNDPELSGVALVVFDEFHERSLQADLALALTREVQQVLREDLKVLIMSATLDGNQLSEMLSAPVLSSQGRSYPIDVRYGTDPEGPLPGSVAGVVSRALQEETGDVLVFLPGEREIQQTRSLLQGRHPEVSVHMLYGELPQDQQQAALLPDPSGKRKVVLATTLAETSLTIEGIRVVIDSGWTRTMRFDPRSGLSRLETVRVTRDAADQRAGRAGRLGPGVCYRMWSVPTHAQLTASRVPEILEADLAPLVLELARWGTADVTALDWLTPPPASAVKHAREVLQGLGALQENSITPRGRKLLKYPTHPRLAHLLLEAEEAGMGALGADVAAILEERDPLSREAGSDLWLRLEALVRFRKKEAFDGDAGTLKRIERLAHQWRRLLRVGETTRLPSHETLGLLLAWAYPERVARLRDGEHLRYRLANGRGVKLRDHDPLQGEKWLAVAHLDSGTDEGRIFLASPLHIQDLRNEFTQHDVVQWDSRSGTLLAQQETRLGELLIEARKRTDIPPEQKTQVLCQAVRSEGLQLLPWSENTLQWQARVQSLHLWRPEEAWPDVSDAALLEHLEDWLAPHLQGVNRRADFQKIDLQNALLSLLPWDKLSLLDELAPTRLEVPSGFKVKLEYFADGATPVLAVKLQEMFGLLDTPTVGGGRKPVLLHLLSPAQRPVQVTQDLRSFWQNTYPEVRKELRIRYPKHPWPEDPWTATATRGVKKRPS; this is encoded by the coding sequence GTGAGCCCTTCTGAACCCCTTCCGATTTTTGAAATTTTGACGGCGTTGAAAACCACGCTGGCCCAGCACAACACCGTGATTCTGGAAGCCCCACCCGGAGCCGGGAAAAGCACGGTTTTGCCTCTGGAACTCCTGCAGGAAGCTTTTTTGCAGGGCCAGAAAATGATCATGCTGCAACCGCGCAGGCTGGCTGCCAGAGCAGTGGCCCGGCGCATGAGCGACCTGCTCGGGGAAAAAGTGGGGGAGACCGTTGGGTACCGGGTGCGTTTCGACACGCAGGTGTCCAGCAAAACCCGCATCGAGGTGGTCACCGAAGGCATCCTGACCCGCATGCTGCAAAACGACCCGGAACTGTCCGGGGTGGCTCTGGTGGTGTTCGATGAGTTCCACGAGCGCAGTTTGCAGGCCGATCTGGCCCTCGCCCTCACCCGAGAAGTGCAGCAGGTGCTCAGGGAAGACCTGAAAGTGCTGATCATGTCAGCCACGCTGGACGGCAATCAACTGTCTGAAATGCTCTCGGCTCCGGTCCTGAGCAGTCAGGGGCGCAGTTATCCTATTGACGTGCGTTATGGCACCGATCCAGAAGGGCCTTTGCCCGGTTCGGTTGCAGGGGTGGTCTCCAGAGCCCTGCAAGAAGAAACCGGTGACGTGCTGGTGTTCTTGCCCGGTGAGCGGGAAATCCAGCAGACCCGAAGCCTCTTGCAAGGCAGGCACCCCGAGGTGTCGGTGCACATGCTGTACGGGGAATTGCCTCAGGACCAGCAGCAGGCAGCATTGCTCCCTGACCCGAGCGGCAAACGCAAAGTGGTGCTGGCCACCACCCTCGCAGAGACCAGTTTGACCATTGAGGGCATCCGTGTGGTGATTGACTCGGGCTGGACGCGCACCATGCGTTTCGATCCGCGCAGTGGACTGAGTCGGCTGGAAACCGTGCGGGTCACCCGCGATGCCGCAGACCAGAGGGCCGGACGGGCCGGACGCCTCGGGCCGGGGGTGTGTTATCGGATGTGGTCGGTGCCCACCCATGCCCAGCTCACTGCGAGTCGGGTCCCCGAGATTCTGGAGGCCGACCTTGCCCCTCTGGTGCTGGAATTGGCCCGCTGGGGAACCGCAGACGTGACGGCTCTGGACTGGCTGACCCCTCCTCCTGCATCAGCAGTCAAGCACGCCAGAGAGGTGTTGCAGGGACTCGGGGCGTTGCAGGAAAACAGCATCACCCCCAGAGGCCGAAAACTCTTGAAGTACCCCACCCATCCCCGTTTGGCCCACCTGCTTCTGGAAGCGGAGGAGGCCGGAATGGGGGCTCTTGGGGCCGATGTCGCAGCCATCCTTGAAGAACGGGATCCCCTGTCCAGAGAAGCTGGAAGCGACCTCTGGTTGCGTCTGGAAGCCCTCGTGCGGTTCCGAAAAAAGGAAGCTTTCGATGGAGACGCAGGCACCCTGAAACGCATTGAACGGCTGGCCCACCAGTGGCGCAGGCTTCTAAGGGTCGGTGAAACCACGCGCCTTCCAAGCCATGAAACCCTCGGGCTTTTGCTGGCATGGGCCTACCCAGAGCGTGTGGCCCGGCTTCGGGACGGTGAGCACCTGCGTTACCGGCTTGCCAACGGGAGGGGGGTGAAGCTCCGAGACCACGACCCTTTGCAAGGCGAAAAATGGCTGGCGGTGGCCCACCTCGACTCGGGTACCGACGAAGGCCGGATTTTTCTGGCCAGCCCCCTGCACATTCAGGACCTCAGAAACGAATTCACCCAGCACGACGTGGTCCAGTGGGACAGCCGCTCTGGCACCCTGCTGGCGCAGCAGGAAACCCGTCTGGGAGAACTCCTCATTGAAGCCCGCAAACGCACCGACATTCCCCCCGAGCAGAAAACACAGGTGCTCTGTCAGGCGGTGCGCTCAGAAGGGTTGCAACTCCTGCCATGGTCGGAAAACACCCTTCAGTGGCAGGCGAGGGTGCAAAGCCTGCACCTCTGGCGTCCCGAGGAGGCTTGGCCGGATGTCTCTGATGCAGCCCTCTTGGAACATCTGGAAGATTGGCTTGCTCCCCACCTGCAAGGGGTGAATCGCCGTGCCGACTTCCAGAAAATCGATCTGCAAAATGCTCTGCTTTCCCTGTTGCCTTGGGACAAACTGAGCCTGCTGGATGAACTGGCCCCCACCCGATTGGAAGTCCCGAGCGGTTTCAAAGTCAAACTGGAGTACTTTGCAGACGGAGCCACCCCGGTTTTGGCCGTGAAACTTCAGGAGATGTTCGGTTTGCTGGACACCCCCACCGTGGGTGGAGGCCGCAAGCCCGTTCTGCTGCACCTGCTCTCTCCGGCCCAGAGGCCTGTTCAGGTCACGCAGGACCTGCGCAGTTTCTGGCAGAACACCTACCCAGAAGTGCGCAAAGAACTGCGCATCCGCTACCCCAAACACCCGTGGCCTGAAGACCCTTGGACCGCCACCGCCACCCGAGGGGTCAAAAAACGCCCCTCCTGA
- a CDS encoding ACT domain-containing protein, whose amino-acid sequence MPQLTLTLLPETFKILQFPPETPLPAFPRGPFVSVTVNAEEVSVVCPQEVLLDAPLVSLDWRCFKFEGPFAFDQTGILNAVTMPLADAGVGIFAISTYNTDYLLVKAHQLDETLQALRAAGHHI is encoded by the coding sequence ATGCCTCAACTGACCCTGACCTTGCTTCCAGAGACCTTCAAAATCCTGCAATTCCCCCCAGAGACCCCCTTGCCTGCCTTTCCCAGAGGCCCTTTCGTGTCCGTCACTGTCAATGCCGAGGAGGTTTCGGTGGTGTGTCCTCAGGAGGTTCTGCTGGATGCCCCTCTGGTCAGTCTGGACTGGCGTTGCTTCAAATTCGAGGGGCCGTTTGCCTTTGACCAGACGGGCATTCTCAATGCTGTGACCATGCCTCTGGCGGATGCAGGGGTCGGCATTTTTGCGATTTCCACCTACAACACCGATTACCTGCTGGTGAAGGCCCACCAGTTGGACGAGACGTTGCAAGCTTTGAGGGCTGCCGGGCACCACATCTGA
- a CDS encoding MarR family winged helix-turn-helix transcriptional regulator, with protein MTQTPKKTIKHLEIRTYRRLAHIYLDNQSDVEDLLADLDLSVTEFDLLALVHATDGLAQQDVAAGMLVSAPNVTYHVQKLSQRGLLERRSEGKFKRLHLTELGKARIEQALPRVVEHHQRQFSGLSREEVQLLNQLLLRVKRDRDRRAKTQKRQVAEAL; from the coding sequence ATGACGCAGACGCCAAAAAAGACCATCAAGCACCTGGAGATCCGCACCTACCGCCGTCTGGCCCACATCTACCTCGACAACCAGTCGGATGTGGAAGACCTGCTGGCAGATCTGGACCTCAGCGTGACCGAGTTTGACCTGCTGGCCCTGGTGCATGCCACCGATGGACTGGCCCAGCAGGATGTGGCGGCTGGAATGCTGGTCAGTGCCCCCAACGTGACCTATCACGTGCAGAAACTCTCCCAGAGGGGCCTTCTGGAACGCAGGTCGGAAGGCAAATTCAAACGCCTCCACCTGACCGAACTCGGAAAAGCCCGCATCGAACAGGCCCTCCCAAGGGTGGTCGAACACCACCAGAGGCAGTTCTCGGGCCTCAGTCGTGAAGAAGTGCAGCTGTTAAACCAGTTGCTGCTCAGGGTCAAACGGGACCGGGACCGCCGGGCCAAAACCCAAAAGCGACAGGTGGCCGAGGCCCTGTGA
- a CDS encoding VOC family protein: protein MTLELKGFHHLTAVSARIQDNYRFYTQTMGMRLIKRSVNQDDVKAYHLFYSDKVGTPGHDLTFFDWSVPREKRGTHSVVRTGLRVHGLQSLQFWQERFRELGVKAEEIQEQDGRLTLNFEDPEGQRLALIDDGGTGDPSIPWEKSPVPSEHQIRGLGPITMSVPALRSTDIVLTRVMNMQHVREYALSDGVTRTVHVYQMGGSGPHAELHVAIQPDLPFTQPGAGGVHHVAFRTPDDDQYLQWIDRLSSVGIRHSGAIDRHYFRALYFREPNGVLFEISTDGPGFAVDENPETIGEKLILPPFLEGRRAEIERNLKPID, encoded by the coding sequence GTGACGCTGGAACTCAAAGGATTTCACCACCTGACTGCGGTTTCTGCCCGGATTCAGGACAATTACCGTTTTTACACGCAAACCATGGGGATGCGCCTCATCAAACGCAGCGTCAATCAGGACGATGTGAAAGCCTACCACCTGTTTTATTCCGACAAGGTGGGCACACCCGGCCACGACCTGACTTTTTTTGACTGGAGTGTGCCCAGAGAAAAACGCGGCACCCACAGCGTGGTGCGCACCGGACTCAGGGTGCATGGCCTTCAAAGCCTGCAATTCTGGCAGGAACGGTTCCGGGAACTCGGGGTGAAAGCAGAAGAGATTCAGGAACAAGATGGTCGCCTGACCCTGAATTTCGAAGATCCGGAAGGCCAGAGGCTTGCCCTCATCGACGATGGAGGAACCGGAGATCCCAGCATTCCGTGGGAGAAAAGCCCGGTGCCTTCAGAGCACCAGATCCGGGGTCTGGGTCCCATCACCATGAGTGTGCCTGCTTTGCGCTCCACGGACATTGTGCTGACCCGAGTGATGAACATGCAGCATGTCCGGGAATACGCCCTCTCAGATGGGGTCACCAGAACGGTGCACGTTTACCAGATGGGCGGCTCGGGTCCTCATGCCGAATTGCATGTGGCGATTCAACCGGATTTGCCTTTCACCCAACCGGGCGCAGGAGGGGTGCACCATGTGGCTTTCCGCACCCCCGATGACGATCAATACCTTCAGTGGATCGATCGCCTGAGCAGTGTGGGCATCCGGCACAGTGGAGCCATCGACCGCCACTACTTCCGAGCCCTGTACTTCCGTGAACCCAACGGGGTGCTGTTCGAAATCTCCACCGACGGACCCGGTTTTGCCGTGGATGAAAACCCCGAGACCATCGGTGAAAAGCTGATCCTGCCTCCCTTTCTGGAAGGCCGACGTGCCGAAATCGAACGCAACCTCAAACCCATCGACTGA
- a CDS encoding alpha/beta hydrolase, whose translation MPERFDWIHRFEKGTQDLTLLVLHGTGGNELSLLQIAREVAPTAHLLSVRGRSLDEGSPRFFRRFTDIKYDQEQIRQESVSLLDFVQQASEHYGFDPQKVVALGYSNGANIGVAALIRHPQKLAGAVLWRPVMPLEQPEQTDLAGKPILITLGRADPYRPHAEPLLAFLQGTGATVQTEELPTGHQLTRQDLLLTRGWLEQHFSG comes from the coding sequence ATGCCCGAGCGTTTTGACTGGATTCACCGTTTCGAGAAAGGCACACAGGACCTCACGTTGCTGGTGCTGCACGGCACCGGAGGCAACGAACTGTCCCTGCTGCAAATTGCCCGAGAGGTGGCCCCCACCGCCCACCTGCTCAGTGTGAGGGGTCGCTCTCTGGACGAGGGCAGCCCGAGGTTTTTCCGCCGTTTCACCGACATCAAGTACGATCAGGAGCAGATCCGTCAGGAATCGGTGTCCTTGCTGGATTTTGTGCAGCAGGCCAGTGAACACTACGGTTTTGATCCGCAAAAAGTGGTCGCTCTGGGGTACTCCAACGGAGCCAACATTGGGGTGGCTGCCCTGATCCGGCATCCACAGAAACTGGCAGGTGCGGTGCTCTGGCGTCCGGTGATGCCTCTGGAACAACCCGAGCAGACCGACTTGGCGGGCAAACCCATCCTGATCACCCTCGGGCGGGCAGACCCATACAGGCCCCACGCAGAACCCTTGCTTGCATTTTTGCAGGGCACGGGAGCCACAGTACAAACCGAAGAATTGCCCACAGGCCACCAGTTGACCCGTCAGGACCTGCTGCTCACCCGAGGTTGGCTGGAACAGCATTTCTCTGGGTGA